GAGAATGAGGCGCAACGCAAGAACCGTTGTTCGGTTGCCTCCGTATTGCCGGACCCTGGCGAGGAAATCGCCAATTTCGTCCTCGGACATAGGTTTGCTGTGATTGATCTTTCGGCGATGGAGTGCGCCCGCGAGTGCAGCAGCTGGATCGCCATCGGCACGCAACGTCACAACAGCTCGGCGGAATACAGCTGAACACCACTGTCTTAGCTGGATCGCATACGACGCTGCGCCACGTTTTTCCATCGTTTGTAGAATATCGAGTAAGTGCGCAGCGGTCACATTTCGAATTGGCAAGCGGCCGATTTTGGGGAAAACGTTTTTCTCAAATGCGCTTGTCATCTGCTTAAGCGTATAAGGCACAACTTTGGTGGCCTTTATCTCTAGCCATTCTCGAGTGATCGCTTCAAAGGTATTTGCGCGTGATACCGCCTGCCGTAATTTCTCGGTATTCTTTTCGTGCGTTGGATTGATCCCTTGCTTGACCAGTTCACGGGCGCGCTCCCGTTCGCGGCGGGCTTCGGATAGCGAAACTGCGGGGTATTCCCCGATAGTATAGAGGCCATCTTTATCCGGTGTCAGCCAATACCGGTAGCGCCAGAATTTTGCGCCAGAAGGTCGAACTTGAAGGAATAGACCGCTGCCGTCTTGTAATGAATAAGGCTTGTCGGTCGGTTTGGCGTTGCGGATTTTGGTGTCTGTGAGTGATGGCATACCGGATAACACTGAATTGTATACGGTAGGTTATCCGGTTTTTTTGTGGCTGTCAGTAAACTTGGCCGAACGATGACGAACGAGAAGCCTAGATTTTATATAGCTGTAGCGGGAGAGTTTGAACGAGTGTGAATGCTACCGAACGCCAATCATAGTTGTCGATCATTAGCAGCATAATAGTTCTAACCCATTGATTTTGTTTGGGAATTTTGCCTGCGGGGTGCTTGCTTGGCTGCCTTGCAGCTTGTCCTGTTGTGGCGGCGCAAACACAAAAATCTGGCAGGCGACACTAGCGTGGTTTCGGCTTTCCACTAACCTTAGTCTAGGGACGCCATCGCAGTTGCGGGGTCGCGGGCTGAATAAAGTCGGCGGTGAGGCGGGATGTCTTCATGCCATGGGGGCAAATATCAGCGCAAGCATAGGTCGTTGTCAGTATAGCTTCGTGACGGCAAAGTGTAGCAATAATCATAGTCTTGAACGGAAATATCGGAACTGCTTCGATTTTATTCAAATGGCGCGCCCGACAGCAGCGGGTCGCCTTGCTTGTTAATCCCCAATATTGGCAACAGGAAAACCTGCTGCCGACCAGCCTGAACTGAGGCTTGGCGACAAAGTTCTTCCTAGGAAAGCATGCCGGAAAATCAGCTTTTCCGGCGCCTTCCGGCAACGTCAAGATTTGCATCGGCACCGCGTTGACAAATGCTTCTTTGATTCCTAAGATTTATTCTCAAGCGAGCTCGCAGCAGGCCGTTTGTGTGCATCGGATTTGAGCAATCATATTGCTGCAATGAAGGAGTTCACCATGTCACGCAAATACATCGACTGCCGCGAATATCCCAGTGATACCAAGTGTTCAGTGGCGATCGCTGCCGATAACGATGAAGAATTGCTGGCGGCAGCGGTCCAGCATGCGGTCAGCGTTCACGGCCACCAGGACACCCCCGAATTGCGTAGCCAGCTTGGACAGTTATTCAAGGAGGGTACGCCGCCGCTAAAAATCTGACGGCGGCCGCATCAGCGCTTGGTTTCTTGTGCTGGCCATAAGGACATGGCCAGCATCAGATTTCACCATCCAGGCCGTCTTGTACCTGTTCCGCCGCGCGCAACACCGCGCGCGCCTTGTTTTCGGTTTCCTGCCATTCCATCTCGGGCACCGAATCGGCGACGATGCCGGCCGCTGCCTGCACGTACAGCATGCCATCCTTGATGACGCCGGTGCGGATCGCGATGGCGACATCCATTTCGCCGCCGAACGACAGGTAGCCGCAGGCGCCGCCATAGATGCCGCGCTTGGTCAGCTCCAGCTCGTCGATGATTTCCATTGCGCGCACTTTCGGCGCGCCGGACAGGGTGCCGGCCGGGAAGGTGGCTTTCAGCACATCCAGGTTGGACAGGCCGGATTTCAGCTCGCCTTCGACATTCGAAACGATGTGCTGCACATGCGAATATTTTTCGATCACCATCTGGTCGGTGACCTTGACGCTGCCGGTTTCGGCGATGCGGCCGATGTCGTTGCGAGCCAGGTCGATCAGCATCACGTGTTCCGCGATTTCCTTGGGATCGGCCAGCAGTTCCGTGGCCAGCTGCGCATCCTGTTCCGGGGTGCTGCCGCGCGGACGGGTGCCGGCCAATGGGCGGATGGTCACGGTGCGCTTGGCTTCGCCGTTGGCTTTGGGAGCCGAGGTTTGTTCGTTGCGGACCAGGATTTCCGGCGAGGCGCCGACAATCTGCATGTCGCCGAAATTATAGAAGTACATATACGGCGACGGATTCAGCGAGCGCAAGGCGCGGTACAGCATCAGCGGTGAATCGACGTAAGGTTTCTTGATGCGCTGGCCGATCTGGACCTGCATCAGGTCGCCGGCCATCACGTATTCCTTGGCCTTGGCGACGGCCTTCAAATAATCTTCGCGCTTGAATTCGCGGATGATTTCGGTGCGTACCGAAGCAGAGGTAACCGGTGCGTCGGCCGGACGGCGCAGCATGTTGCGCAGGTCTTTCAGGCGTTGCCGCCCTTTGGAGAAAGCTTCCGGCTGGGTCGGATCGGCATACACGATCAGGTACAGCTTGCCGGATAAATTGTCGATCACCGCCAGCTCTTCGGTCAGCAGCAGCTGGATGTCAGGCAGGCCGAGATCGTCTTTCGGCGTCGAGTGCGCCAGCCGTTTTTCGATGTGGCGCACCGTGTCGTAACCGAAGTAGCCGGCCAGGCCGCCGCAAAAGCGTGGCAGGCCGGGGCGCAGCGCAACTTTATAGCGCGCCTGGAATTCGGCGATGAAATCGAGCGGATTGCCTTCGCGGGTTTCGATGACCTTGTCGTGCTGGAGCACTTCGATGCGCGTGCCGTAGCTGCGCAGCAGCGTGGTCGCAGGCAGGCCGATGAAGGAGTAGCGGCCGAAACGCTCGCCGCCGACTACCGATTCCAGCAGGAAGGTGTTCTTGCCGGTCTGCTGGGTTTGCGCCAGCTTCAGGTACAGCGTCAACGGGGTTTCGAGATCGGCAAAGGCTTCGGCGATCAGCGGGATGCGGTTGTAGCCTTGCGTGGCCAGCGATTTGAATTCGAGTTCGGTCATGTTTCTCTCCAGGCCGCTATTGTAGAACAGCGGTGGTTCACTACAAAAAACGTTGCCTGAATTTTAAATCTCGGGGAGGGGATGTGTCGTCACAGTGTGGCCACATTTTGTCCGCAAGTACTCAGGCAGCAGCTATCGGTGGGTTCAGTTAGCCCAGGATTGCCAGCGTCGCCATAGCCAGGCCCCGGGGGCGGCTAGGAGGACATGAAGTTTTTTGTTGAAAAACATGAGAGATAGGGCGTTTTTAAATAAGTCGATTCAGTGGCTTATATTTTGTGCTGCAACAAGCAGCGAGGTGACTATACCATCGGAATCGACATTTTGTATAGACTCGCCGTGATTGTATCCATAAGGCACGTTAAACACCGGACAACCGGCCGCGCGGGCAGCCTGGGCGTCATTGCTGGAATCGCCGATGGCCAGCACCTGCGCCGGTTGCAGCTGGAAATCGGCGCACACGGCCAGCAGCGGCATCGGGTCCGGCTTCTTTTTCGGAAAAGAATCGCCGCCGTAAACCACTTCGAAATAATCGCGCAAGCCGGCTTTTTCCAGCAAGGCCACGGCAAACTCCAGGGGTTTGTTGGTGACGCAGGCCAGCCGCAAGCCTCGCTCGCGCATGGCTTGCAAGCCTTCCACCACGCCTGGATAGATGGTGGCCAGGCTGCCGTTGACCACGGCGTAGTGGCGTTGGTAGGAATCCAGCGCTGCTTCGAAATGCTGCTCGACCTCGGCTGCCTGATAATCGACGCCGAGCACGCGGCGGATCAGGTTCTCGCTGCCTTTGCCGACGAAGTCGACAATGGTTTGCTGCGGCAGCGGCGCCAGGTCCAGCTCGGCGCGCATGCGGTTGACGGCGGCGTG
The sequence above is a segment of the Collimonas sp. PA-H2 genome. Coding sequences within it:
- a CDS encoding DUF1059 domain-containing protein, whose product is MSRKYIDCREYPSDTKCSVAIAADNDEELLAAAVQHAVSVHGHQDTPELRSQLGQLFKEGTPPLKI
- a CDS encoding integrase arm-type DNA-binding domain-containing protein, whose amino-acid sequence is MPSLTDTKIRNAKPTDKPYSLQDGSGLFLQVRPSGAKFWRYRYWLTPDKDGLYTIGEYPAVSLSEARRERERARELVKQGINPTHEKNTEKLRQAVSRANTFEAITREWLEIKATKVVPYTLKQMTSAFEKNVFPKIGRLPIRNVTAAHLLDILQTMEKRGAASYAIQLRQWCSAVFRRAVVTLRADGDPAAALAGALHRRKINHSKPMSEDEIGDFLARVRQYGGNRTTVLALRLILYTFVRTVELRKASWAEFDLVAAEWKIPAERMKMRRVHSVPLPKQVVAILEELRKITGAGNWLFPNFRRPDDVMSATTINRALENMGYSSGLWTGHDFRATASTQLYEMGYRTEWIERQLAHAEDNRTKAAYNHAEYIAERRQMMQAWADWIDKIPEKIIKKLDTINQP
- a CDS encoding phosphoglycolate phosphatase; translated protein: MKTTATAPTALSGIAAAIIDLDGTMLDTAPDFHAAVNRMRAELDLAPLPQQTIVDFVGKGSENLIRRVLGVDYQAAEVEQHFEAALDSYQRHYAVVNGSLATIYPGVVEGLQAMRERGLRLACVTNKPLEFAVALLEKAGLRDYFEVVYGGDSFPKKKPDPMPLLAVCADFQLQPAQVLAIGDSSNDAQAARAAGCPVFNVPYGYNHGESIQNVDSDGIVTSLLVAAQNISH
- the trpE gene encoding anthranilate synthase component I — translated: MTELEFKSLATQGYNRIPLIAEAFADLETPLTLYLKLAQTQQTGKNTFLLESVVGGERFGRYSFIGLPATTLLRSYGTRIEVLQHDKVIETREGNPLDFIAEFQARYKVALRPGLPRFCGGLAGYFGYDTVRHIEKRLAHSTPKDDLGLPDIQLLLTEELAVIDNLSGKLYLIVYADPTQPEAFSKGRQRLKDLRNMLRRPADAPVTSASVRTEIIREFKREDYLKAVAKAKEYVMAGDLMQVQIGQRIKKPYVDSPLMLYRALRSLNPSPYMYFYNFGDMQIVGASPEILVRNEQTSAPKANGEAKRTVTIRPLAGTRPRGSTPEQDAQLATELLADPKEIAEHVMLIDLARNDIGRIAETGSVKVTDQMVIEKYSHVQHIVSNVEGELKSGLSNLDVLKATFPAGTLSGAPKVRAMEIIDELELTKRGIYGGACGYLSFGGEMDVAIAIRTGVIKDGMLYVQAAAGIVADSVPEMEWQETENKARAVLRAAEQVQDGLDGEI